In Mixophyes fleayi isolate aMixFle1 chromosome 11, aMixFle1.hap1, whole genome shotgun sequence, one DNA window encodes the following:
- the LOC142106989 gene encoding IgGFc-binding protein-like translates to MGMKHFLLLWAFLCLRGLTLCEQPGTDFAVVFMQNFLPTLGKPSLHVVLTAFFPDTQANIWLPNGNYSKVVSLRPGTPMTVALPKKAEILHSSRWNGTVCITSNKPISVVATNRRAYTQSVVVVSPVMDWGTEYYIMTPSSGPEGTFPQMALINGPNVNLVLVSLKALVKFENTTYLPGEQLGLTLGPWESVQLQSNQSLSGSHLVSQEPVAVFAGHSCAEMHVWCNHVCLQLPPVTAWGSHFVVPPLPFYNPTNNVYILASRQTMVEVVCGNNVTNTTVIPGTTVALEAEATKSLLISSPGIIMVLMYANGGMYKSFSLDGFYILSPVEKACVTYSIVSVPGYMNAVMLVAHADSQKGLELNHKPLSQLEWNSIEGTDLIAAVLILEQETGYHFICNPGHDFSLVTIGMSRFNLYAVPGICLDRVYHLCGFECTDPSLCQASEDRSTCVSLAPKTCMAWGRTHFRTIYGTYKFRSGNCSSILIASQGDDLSLLPFSVEKENNFDFTMKIKAFGLTLVTQAGEPGYVSVDGEVMYPPITLQDGRLNITRYGLSTFLTTSFGLHILIGDQGFLHLQISSRYYASLSGVCVDQNPKELLNSTGPGFGQPAIENEGTCNPGGLNIKPCDNTSSIAAFPFCQLMVAPGPFQDCHSLLDPEPFVESCKFDVCNIGVSCLALEAYALACGIEGVNLTGWRNIGQCDLQCPYASHYESCSSCPTTCLGNQGSDYDQNMCYEACVCNDGLPPHMGSCLVPEEFGCTWQDLSYASGAEFLSNDCRSLCRCFDSKVECSETQGCALGYRCELAVYWWMCKPLPYLSCSVYGGTHYVAFDQQTYNVQSSCESKMIGVCTQDSGSEKFDIYLVNAQGEQETLYTRAVNITIYGKTVTLIQDYKGEIQVDGILVQTPYIMENQLQIYRDGLDLMILKSELGLVVMFNISGHLDIRIPFSYLGAVCGLCVSLTSPVSLESSCNNYCQGNCSRCALEQDLYYGSQNLCGILNDSLGPFRDCHQKVNHGPYFQACLADMCHHNGSQSILCRSLSRYTAACQEATAVIHSWRNEGFCESSTMSPQSSIPSTSAVNLPKASIPPPSNYIIRSSMSTLTTDTGCLVSPNKPECLPSNATSCSFQIGPDFVQLCDRMKHQLITGECSLFLAKACMDHNTQVFSSIAINYTTQRNECAENLIVEVYGRHFVMWKSGEENRVWVNGSLMALPAYLIPHSLRLRFNGSLLILESDFGLVIEYDPHRLLVILLPAAYQDNICGLCTLQNASITELETSADLYHGPFHCVEKVPEKLGCNISGNANGCSLFLGEESPFKNCHNILNPDSYYNSCQSHLCANDTSIICQDLQDYVSLCQSQSILIEPWRNDSFCPFPCPRGGEYELCTKSCSSCMEGRCSDTCLEGCRCMEGLLWDGMDCVPKETCTVAENNSYMQTTLDPIHAKYLICDPNDQSQSECLLCIVNDQNITTFGGNCSHSMNGTYDLLRKCNDSSPEWLRIVLLLDSPLPVRLYIFFEQSFITINSLLDVWVNDNMVTLPLTVAPDLFLSRWMDVVSIGQPGKIDILFSSSGEFIIEVAESFSTQYCGACASGNSSDCSMDHWRADDLYYW, encoded by the exons ATGGGTATGAAGCATTTTCTGTTACTCTGGGCCTTTCTGTGCCTAAGAG GTCTTACTCTGTGTGAGCAGCCGGGCACAGACTTTGCTGTAGTATTTATGCAGAACTTCTTGCCCACTCTTGGAAAACCTAGTCTGCATGTCGTCCTCACCGCATTCTTTCCTGACACTCAAGCCAACATTTGGCTACCAAACGGAAACTATAGTAAGGTAGTTTCTCTAAGACCCGGCACTCCCATGACTGTTGCATTACCAAAGAAAGCTGAGATTTTGCACTCTTCCAGATGGAACGGGACTGTCTGCATCACTTCCAACAAGCCAATATCTGTGGTGGCAACAAACAGGAGGGCCTACACCCAGAGTGTAGTGGTGGTTTCTCCAGTAATGGATTGGGGAACTGAATACTACATAATGACTCCAAGCTCTGGGCCTGAAGGGACTTTCCCACAGATGGCATTAATTAACGGCCCCAATGTTAACCTTGTTCTGGTCTCGTTAAAGGCATTGGTAAAATTTGAGAACACCACCTACTTGCCTGGTGAACAGCTTGGTTTAACCCTTGGCCCTTGGGAATCTGTACAACTCCAGAGCAATCAAAGCTTGTCTGGCAGCCATCTGGTGTCGCAGGAGCCCGTAGCAGTGTTTGCCGGTCACAGTTGTGCTGAAATGCATGTATGGTGTAACCATGTTTGCTTGCAGCTTCCTCCAGTAACTGCATGGGGTTCACACTTTGTGGTTCCACCACTCCCATTTTACAACCCTACCAACAATGTCTATATCCTTGCCTCTAGACAGACTATGGTGGAGGTGGTATGTGGCAACAATGTGACCAATACGACTGTTATTCCTGGGACCACAGTAGCGCTGGAAGCTGAAGCGACCAAGTCTCTTCTCATTTCTAGTCCTGGAATAATTATGGTTTTGATGTATGCCAATGGAGGGATGTACAAGTCCTTCAGCCTGGATGGATTCTACATCCTTTCTCCAGTGGAAAAGGCTTGCGTTACGTACTCTATTGTTTCTGTGCCTGGTTATATGAACGCTGTGATGCTGGTTGCCCATGCAGATAGTCAGAAAGGGCTAGAGCTTAATCACAAGCCATTATCTCAGCTAGAATGGAACAGTATTGAAGGGACAGACCTTATAGCAGCAGTTCTGATTCTAGAACAGGAAACTGGCTACCATTTCATATGTAATCCTGGGCATGATTTTAGCTTGGTCACAATTGGTATGTCAAGGTTTAATTTGTATGCGGTACCTGGCATATGCTTGGATAGAG TATATCACCTCTGTGGGTTTGAATGCACGGATCCTTCTCTCTGCCAAGCATCCGAGGACAGGTCTACTTGTGTTTCACTTGCACCCAAGACATGCATGGCCTGGGGGAGGACACACTTCAGGACCATCTATGGAACCTACAAATTTAGGTCTGGTAACTGCTCAAGTATTCTAATTGCTTCACAAGGAGATGATTTGAGTTTACTTCCATTTAGTGTGGAAAAAGAGAACAATTTTGACTTCACGATGAAGATAAAGGCATTTGGGCTAACTTTGGTGACACAAGCTGGAGAACCTGGATATGTCTCT GTGGATGGGGAGGTGATGTATCCCCCAATAACGCTCCAAGATGGCAGACTCAATATAACACGTTATGGCTTGTCCACATTCCTGACTACATCTTTTGGGCTACATATCCTAATCGGTGACCAAGGTTTTCTCCACCTTCAAATTTCTAGTAGATATTATGCAAGTCTCTCTGGGGTTTGTGTTGACCAGAACCCTAAGGAACTGTTAAATTCAACTGGACCAGGATTTGGACAACCTGCAATTGAAAATGAAGGAACTTGTAATCCCGGTGGATTGAATATTAAACCATGTGATAATACAAGTAGTATTGCAGCCTTCCCATTTTGTCAATTGATGGTGGCACCTGGACCTTTTCAGGATTGTCACTCACTTTTGGATCCAGAACCTTTTGTTGAAAGCTGTAAGTTTGACGTCTGTAACATTGGTGTTTCTTGCTTGGCATTGGAGGCCTACGCACTCGCATGTGGGATTGAAGGAGTAAACTTGACTGGATGGAGAAATATTGGTCAATGTG ATCTACAATGTCCTTATGCTAGTCATTATGAAAGCTGCTCGTCCTGTCCTACAACTTGCCTGGGCAACCAGGGCTCCGATTATGACCAGAACATGTGCTATGAGGCTTGTGTTTGCAATGATGGACTTCCACCTCACATGGGCAGCTGTCTTGTCCCAGAAGAGTTTGGATGCACCTGGCAGGATCTTTCCTATGCTTCAGGAGCGGAATTTCTTTCCAATGATTGCCGTTCACTGTGCCGTTGCTTTGATTCCAAGGTGGAGTGCAGTGAAACCCAAGGATGTGCTCTAGGTTATAGGTGTGAACTGGCTGTGTACTGGTGGATGTGCAAACCTCTACCATATCTTTCATGCTCTGTGTATGGAGGTACTCATTATGTGGCATTTGATCAACAAACCTACAACGTTCAGAGTTCCTGTGAATCAAAGATGATCGGTGTCTGTACTCAGGACTCTGGGTCTGAAAAATTTGACATTTACCTGGTAAACGCCCAAGGAGAGCAAGAGACATTGTATACCAGGGCTGTTAATATTACGATTTATGGTAAAACTGTAACCTTAATCCAGGACTACAAAGGAGAAATTCAG GTGGATGGGATCTTGGTACAGACTCcttatataatggaaaaccaactACAGAtctatagagatggtctggattTAATGATCTTGAAATCCGAGCTGGGGCTGGTGGTTATGTTCAACATATCTGGACATCTTGATATCCGGATTCCGTTCTCCTACTTGGGTGCAGTCTGTGGTTTGTGTGTCTCCTTAACCAGCCCGGTGTCATTGGAGTCTTCATGTAACAACTATTGCCAAGGAAACTGCTCCCGCTGTGCCTTGGAGCAAGATCTATACTATGGGTCACAGAATCTATGTGGAATTCTCAATGATTCCCTAGGACCCTTCAGAGACTGCCACCAGAAGGTTAATCATGGCCCCTATTTCCAGGCTTGTCTTGCTGACATGTGCCACCACAATGGGAGTCAGAGTATCTTGTGTCGGAGTCTGTCCAGATACACTGCTGCATGCCAGGAAGCTACAGCTGTCATCCATTCCTGGAGAAATGAAGGGTTTTGTG AATCTTCAACGATGTCACCACAGTCTTCCATACCATCTACTTCAGCAGTTAACCTACCAAAAGCCTCTATTCCACCTCCCAGCAACTACATCATTCGTTCATCTATGTCTACACTAACCACTGACACAGGATGCCTTGTTAGTCCTAACAAACCAGAATGTCTACCTTCAAATGCAACCAGCTGCAGTTTTCAGATTGGTCCAGATTTTGTCCAGTTGTGCGATAGAATGAAGCATCAACTGATTACTGGAGAGTGTAGCTTGTTCTTGGCAAAGGCGTGCATGGATCACAATACACAAGTTTTCTCTTCCATTGCAATAAATTATACAACCCAAAGAAATGAATGTGCAGAAAATCTCATAGTGGAGGTCTATGGGAGGCACTTTGTAATGTGGAAGAGTGGAGAAGAGAACCGTGTTTGG GTCAATGGGTCCCTGATGGCTCTACCTGCCTACCTGATTCCTCACTCACTCAGGCTGAGGTTTAATGGATCTCTGTTAATCCTAGAGTCCGACTTTGGTCTGGTTATAGAGTATGATCCACATAGACTTCTGGTAATCTTACTTCCTGCTGCTTACCAAGACAACATATGTGGTTTGTGTACACTCCAGAATGCTAGTATTACGGAGTTGGAGACTTCAGCTGACCTGTACCATGGACCATTCCACTGTGTTGAAAAGGTGCCTGAGAAGTTGGGCTGTAACATAAGTGGAAATGCTAATGGCTGCAGCTTGTTCTTGGGTGAAGAGAGCCCATTTAAGAATTGCCACAATATCCTCAACCCTGACAGTTACTACAACTCATGCCAGAGTCATTTGTGTGCGAATGATACCTCTATAATCTGTCAGGACCTTCAGGATTATGTGTCTTTGTGCCAATCCCAAAGTATCCTCATCGAGCCTTGGAGAAACGACAGCTTCTGCC CATTTCCTTGTCCCCGAGGAGGAGAATATGAACTTTGCACAAAATCCTGTAGCAGCTGCATGGAGGGCAGATGCTCCGATACCTGCTTGGAAGGCTGCAGATGCATGGAGGGATTGCTCTGGGATGGAATGGATTGTGTCCCTAAAGAAACATGCACCGTGGCGGAAAACAATAGCTAT ATGCAGACAACCCTTGACCCAATCCATGCAAAATATCTCATCTGTGACCCCAATGACCAATCCCAATCAGAGTGCCTGCTCTGCATTGTAAATGATCAGAACATCACTACTTTTGGTGGTAATTGTAGTCATAGTATGAATGGTACATATGACCTATTGAGGAAGTGCAACGACTCTTCTCCTGAGTGGCTGAGAATTGTTCTGCTCCTGGACTCTCCTCTACCCGTCAGACTCTACATATTCTTCGAACAAAGCTTCATCACCATCAATTCTCTCCTTGATGTTTGG GTAAATGATAATATGGTGACTCTACCTCTGACCGTGGCTCCAGACCTGTTCCTTTCCAGATGGATGGATGTTGTGTCCATTGGCCAGCCTGGGAAGATCGACATTTTATTCAGCTCGTCAGGAGAATTTATCATTGAGGTTGCCGAGTCTTTCTCTACTCAGTACTGTGGAGCGTGTGCTTCTGGGAACAGTTCTGACTGCTCCATGGACCACTGGAGAGCAGATGACTTGTACTATTGGTAA